agaaaactgTGGACCTCAGATACATTCTTTAGTGCTTTCCATTGAACAATTGCTTCGATCTTCTTTGGATCAACTCTAATCCCATCAACAGATACAACATGTCCCAATAATACTACCTCTGataaccagaattcacatttgctcAGTTTCCCGTACAACTGTTTTTCCCGTAAAATCTGTAGCACTGTTCTGAGATGTTGATCATGTTCTCTCTCAGTATTTGAATAAAccaatatatcatcaatgaaaaccacTACGAACTGATCTAAATACGGCTGGAAGATACGATTCATCAAATCTATGAAAGCAGCTGGAGTATTAGTCAACCCGAAcggcatcaccaaaaatttataatgaccATATCGAGTACAAAATGCAGTATTCAGAACAtcactttcttttactttcagcTGGTTATACCTAAATCTCAAGTCAATCTTCGAAAATACTGAAGCTCCTTTTAActtatcaaataaatcatctatacGGGGCAACAGATACCagttttttattgttaatttgttCAACTAccgataatcaatacaaagcCGTATTgatccatctttttttttaacaaataacactGGAGCTCCCCAAGGTGAAATGCTCAGTCTAATAAATCCATGATCTAGTAAGTCCTGTAACTGTACTTTCAACTCATTTAATTCAGTGGACGACATTCGGTACGGAGGTATAGAGATTGATACTGTACCTGGATACACttctatagcaaattcaacctctctatCAGGTGGTACGCTTGGTAGTTCTTCAGGGAATACATTTGGAAACTCACATACAGTTCTGATCTGACTACACTAAATTCCAACTGAATCAGAATTAATAACATATGCCAAATACGCTGAACAACCCTGCTGAAGTAATTTATTAGCTTTCATCGTTGAAATGATACATGTCGTGCCACTGGTAAGGATGCCATTCACCTCAATTCTGTCTCTATCCTCTGTCTGAATACTGGACCTCTTTTTGTAGCAATCCAAAATTACCCCGTATTCGGATAACTAATCCATACCcattattatatcaaaatcacCGAAAGACATAATCAACAAGTCAacggaaaacattttatcaTGTATCATCAACGGGCATCTCCGGCAGTCTCTATCTACAGACACAGTTTATCCCAAAGGGCTAGACACTTCTATTAAAACTCTAGACATTTCAGATTTTAACCTTCTTGACTCAACcagttttgaattaatatatgaatgcgACGACCCtggatcaattaaagcataaataGGCTCAAAATGCAATAAGAATATACCTGTCACAACATCGTGGGCATCATCTTCTTCCCGAGTACGAACTACATAGGCCCTGACTGGTGCTCTTGCCTCTGACTGTTGTGTAACTACGTCACTACTCCTACAAACACCTCCACCTCTAGATACTGAACTACCTCTACCTGACCCTTTGTCTCTAGTAGTAGGCACTGATCTCTGAGATGCTGTAGGTATAACACCTTCACTTTTTAGAAAATCTCGAATGAAATGATCTGTAGACCTGCATCAAAAACATCGTCGAGTTATCTTCTAACATTCACCAAAGTGCTTCTTTCCACAATGTTCACAGTCGGGAATATCAATATTTCTTGAAGGTCCATTTACACTACCAGTAAAAACAATAGTCTGTTTACCCCGATTTTTATCACCTCGATTCGATCTGAAACTTGACCTCAAACTACCTCTGAATTCTCGGGATCTTTTCGGTAGAGGATTTAAAATAGTAATGCCAGCTCATTTCCCAGTCGATCTAGCTATCTCAGGCTTTTTATCCAAACCCAAAACCTGCTCTACCATCTTAGCTCTCTCAATCAAATCCACAAGTTCTGTAATTTGTTATGACACCAGCTGTACTCTGATTTCATCTCTCAATCCTCGTAGAAATCTCTTGCAGCTATCAGCTTCTGTTAGAATGAACTCAGTAGCATATCGGCTCAATCAAGaaaattctctttcataatcCACTACTGATAAGTTACCTTGCTTCAACATTAGAAATTCATGCTTTTTATCTTAAATATATAACTCTCCAACATACTTCTTCTGAAATTCCTTCTGAAATAATTCCCATGTTACATGTTCTGCTGGCAAATGTTGGATTACAGATTCCTACCACAGATAAGCCTCACCCTGAAGTAATGAAATGGCACAAATTAAGCATTCTCGGGGGGTACATTCTAATTGCTGCATAACTCGTTTAGTTGATTCCATCCAATTCTCTGCTTTAGATGGATCAACTCCTGTCAGACCCATAAATTCCATAGCACCATATTTTCTTAACTCTTTTATCGGGGCCCGTCTTTGAGTTGATACAGAAGTTGTAGCAGGAACAGTCCCCGCTACTCTTTGTAGAGCATCGACAATAATTCTTAACAAATGTGAGTTATCTCTATCTCTTTCTTCATTTAAAGGTTGATTTCTTCTAGGATTTACACTAGGTGCTATCGACTCTATTTCATCTAACTCTCTATCTCCGGTATACATTTCTTCATCagacatttttaatatataaaacaaaaacaaacaaataggtCAGCATCCAAAAATTCCCGACTCACTTTTAACTCAAAAGTGGCATGTACTACTAGACTCATTTTCGAGCTCGATTTGGCCCGAGAATCGATTAAACctactagctctgataccaataattgtaacaccccctaaccccaaaccgtcaccGAAACAAGGTTACGAGTCATTACCGGACCTATCAGACAACTTACgaataattcacaattaaaataacattcatagtataatttaataacaaaatccATATAATGGGCTCTTAAAGCccaaatcatatataaaaaaacggAACTTGTTCGAATattctagaatttttttttatgactcagtttactaattcggaggcccgataatgtacttttcCGATGCTTgtaaattttgggtcattacatagCAAACTCACATTTTGACACgtgacaaaaaaatttagaatttataaaaaaaattactacgTGTCAAAATGTGTAAATGTAATATGTCACAATGTCGTTGGTCCTCAATGCCACGTCAACatattttaatagtgttaattaGGTACCTAAAATAAGTACCAAGTTAACTTATGGTTTCCAAATTTAGGTATAGGTCAGGTCAAAACAAAGTTGAGGTATCAAGTATGAATAAGCTATCAAGTTCAAATACCTTCATATATATTaacactaaataaaaatatcctaacaatataacattgtaaaatgcatgatttatttagttatttaccAATTGAATCGGTGTCTAATCTTTAGTTGACCCGTGACACTAACTTcattaaaaagtttaaatatggTATAAATGTTAATAGCATGCataaatccaaatccaaatctaAACCATGATTGTCGAATCAAACAgtattatctaatttaattggAGATTGATATCCAATTGATTTAACTGGTACTATAAACGTAGAGAAGAGAGTTGATGCAAAACTAGTTaggatttgatttaatttatttcaaatacttaatttaattttattgttataatttattaaataaattttcatgtttaattattaattatttatgttttcaaccttttcatttttctaaattgtttagattttttattttgcaagaATTAAATCAATGATTCAATTAATTGATTCGATCGTCGATCCAATTCTTATAATATTGATCAAAACTTGACTCGACTCATAAACACTTTCACTAACTTGTAAAACTAAAAAgccaaatatcaataataattggAACAAATAGTATTATATGGAGTGGTGGTCAAAGCTCTAGTTTGAcacttagggtgagtttggatgagcGGTGAGGTACAGTGCGGTGAGGTAcagtgcggtgcgtttagcttactttttgtctcatatTATAGTATcgttatagtatctaatctcaccgtgCACCGCTATTTTTGCACTAATTACAAATAAACGCACCACTCATCCAAACCCACATTTATGTGACTTGAGTTCAAACCATGTTACCcgtttcaaatattttattaaaaaaataattgaaaccaaaaatattGAGTCCAGTGATAGATCTTGATTGACATTAAATTTTAGGggatctaattaaaaattttgagaattttagtAAGAATTTTCAATAATCTTAACAAAGGTCAAGACCTCTTAAAGTCCTAATGAAGATCCGCCTCACGAACTTCGAACATAAAGGAGGGgaagaattaaaaaagaagtTTGAGACAAAACGACGGCGGTTAGAAATACTGAAAAAACAGAATGCCCTGGGCCCAGTTCTGGCCCCTGGGAACTTGGCAAGAGGCTAACTGAAAAACTCGAGAAACCGCGAGATATCGTTACACTTCGGGTTTCATTTTTTCCCCCTCACTCACAGTCTCTCAACCCTCAAATTTAGCCAAAAAAGGACTGAAAATCCATTAAGCCATGAGCACGACGCCACAAGGAATTCACTCGCTAGCCTTCAGGGTAATGCGGCTTTGCAAGCCGTCGTTCCACGTCGAACCTCCTTTCCGTCTCGATCCTTCCGATCTCTTCGTCGGCGAGGACATCTTCGACGATCCACTCGCCGCTTCTAACCTCTCTCCACTCTTATCTAGCCACGTCAACAAGTCCACCGACTCCTCCGATATGACCTTTGCCAATAGATTCCTCCTCCACCACCCTTCCGATGCAATGGGCTTCTCTGGCCTCCTCGTCCTCCCTCAATCCTTCGGGTCTCACCACACATACTTCTctttattcttcattttttgGGGGTTAATTGTACCATAAGTCCCTAAGTTATGACCAAATTCTAAATTGGTCATAACTTCAAAACTctacaataatattttattgttccTCTTTGTTAGTATTAAATGTCAGCTTAAATGTGAGGTAAAGggatttataaatattttttaacaggTCATATTCAAACTAACAGTCAACATCGATTGGAAGGATTTGAAATTAAGGACCAAATTAGAATTTGATCTATAATTCAGAAATGTCCTATGCAATCAACTCTGTTTTTCATTAATcgttttgtatttctttttatctgattttttttttctggtttaATTAATATAGGGCGATTTACTTAGGAGAGACTTTCTGCAGCTATATCAGCATTAATAACAGCTCAAATTTTGAAGTTAAGGACGTCATTATTAAGGTCAGTCTgtttaattgttttcttttttttcatgaatttactgcaatttttattgataagaACTGTTTAACTGTTGCATTGATAATGTGTTtggaaaggaagaaaaatttgaatattaattgaCATTTTTCGCTTGTAGTTTGGTAGGACTTGTTCTTTCACGttctttaattgaatttattaagcTTTTATGTTACTAAAAGTTCCAGATCACGTGCTTCTTTTCAAGCTTGATTTTAAGTATCTAAGTTCAgtgattgttttatttattttcatctctGTTAGATAAGTGCCTAAATGAAGTTTTGCTTGCAAGCTCATACACTTTTATTCTCAAAATATGTGTTTAATTCGATACAACAGATCAAGAAATCTTGGGTTTATTGTAGGCAGAAATTCAAACAGAGAGGGAGAGAATCCTCCTCTTGGATACATCAAAATCACCCGTTGGAACCATACATGCAGGAGGGCATTATGATTTTATTGTGGAACATGATGTCAAGGAACTTGGAGCTTATACGTATGTAGTAACAGACTGATTTTACTATCTCCTGTAATTtctttcattaattatttttccccTGACACGACCGTGATTTGTTGCATGACAAAAAATTAGGATGGTTTGCACCGCGTTGTACAATGATGGTGATGGTGAACGAAAATATCTTCCACAGTTTTTCAAGTTTGTTGTTGCGAACCCATTATCAGTTAGGACAAAGGTACTATCCCATGCCTTcagaaagaaatgaaataattcTAATGTACATGCTGCCCTGAGGTAGCTCCAAAGGCATTTATTGCTTCTACTTTGTTCTTTGAAATCTTCTCTTggcttttcttttaattttccattcAGAATTGTAATGCTTCTTGCCTCTGTTGTGCAGGTCCGCACTGTCAAGGTAGGTTGAGATTGACTTGAATTTTCTAATGTAAGTGCATAAAGCCTAGATATTCATGCTGCTGCAATTAGATTCTTTTCATGTAATTAAGCCATagaaataaaaggttaaattggCTTGGCACTTATTGctttttgattttataaatcaaGTTGATATCAAACAAATTCCTAAAGCTAAAAGTTAAGTTTTAGAGCCTCTATCCCTCCTTAACTGAGCATTGTGAGAGGAAAGGGCAAGGGCTACCTTCCATTATGTAACCCAGCTTCAGTGTTTTCTTTTGGCTTTCTTTCCTTTTGTTGCTTCtcattttttatcattaaaaccAAAGTGCGCAGATGTGCATGTATCCTTCTGTTGCAACTTGCAAGTCAGTTTTTGCAATATGTAAAGCTAACATCTCCTGCTTGGAGTTGCTCGTTTGGTTTTATAGTTGTCGATAATGTCTAGTGCAGCGAATACTAGTTTAAATCTGCATCATTAGTCGTAAAAGTTGTGAATCAACTTGGGGTTTTCATGCTTCTGTAATAGCTGAGTGTTTCCATCTCAGGAAACTACCTATTTAGAAGCTTGCATAGAGAATCATACAAAATCAAACCTTTATGTGGACCAAGTTGAGTTTGAACCAGCTCCTTATTGGACTGCTAAAATACTAAAAGCTGATGAGCTCTATCCTGCAGATAACTCGTCAACTGGGTAAGTAGTGGACATATCACATGGATGTAtccttttgattattttattctcaGCAGCTTGTCCTTGCAATGCTTTCAAGTCCTATTTgattttctctttgattttttaacttaaattattgtaatattttcttctttgttaaTAATCATTTACTGGCAGAGAGATAGTTAAGCCACCTATTCTTGTCAGATCTGGTGGGGGAATTCACAATTACCTTtatcaaatgaaaatttcttCACCTGGTTCTGAACAAGTGAAGGCAAAGAGGAGTAGTATCCTTGGTAAACTTCAGATATCGTGGCGTACAAATTTGGGTGAACCAGGCCGCTTGCAAACACAACAAATTCTTGGCACTGTAAGTTAAgcactctttttattttaaatgactCCATATTCTCTATTCTGAAATATGTAccatataaagaaataatttgttttttattcatttttgagaaaaaaagaaggaaaaacacTATCAAACTCTCTATGTTATGTTTATTGAGTTTGAGATCTGCATAAATATCAATAcctaaaaaagagagaattatTGAAATCATTCTGATatgtttttcctctttttcagCCTAGTAGTTGCAAAGAGATTGAGCTGCACGTTCTGGGGATACCATCTTTAATCATTTTGGATAAGCCCTTCTCTGTATGTTTACtatcaaattcaattcttttacattttgggaaactttttttttaaaaagaaaaccttttcaTCCTAAAGACAAAACTTAAGGTCTGCCTACAGTATCTCGCTTTGCTTCTTA
This genomic window from Gossypium raimondii isolate GPD5lz chromosome 10, ASM2569854v1, whole genome shotgun sequence contains:
- the LOC105776308 gene encoding uncharacterized protein LOC105776308 isoform X2; this translates as MSTTPQGIHSLAFRVMRLCKPSFHVEPPFRLDPSDLFVGEDIFDDPLAASNLSPLLSSHVNKSTDSSDMTFANRFLLHHPSDAMGFSGLLVLPQSFGAIYLGETFCSYISINNSSNFEVKDVIIKAEIQTERERILLLDTSKSPVGTIHAGGHYDFIVEHDVKELGAYTMVCTALYNDGDGERKYLPQFFKFVVANPLSVRTKVRTVKETTYLEACIENHTKSNLYVDQVEFEPAPYWTAKILKADELYPADNSSTGEIVKPPILVRSGGGIHNYLYQMKISSPGSEQVKAKRSSILGKLQISWRTNLGEPGRLQTQQILGTPSSCKEIELHVLGIPSLIILDKPFSVHLNLTNHTDRELGPFEVWLSKNSAHEKFVMFNGLQTMALPAVEAFGSTDFHLNLVATKLGVQRISGLIVFDTIEKKTFEPLADVEGLMKG
- the LOC105776308 gene encoding uncharacterized protein LOC105776308 isoform X3 — encoded protein: MSTTPQGIHSLAFRVMRLCKPSFHVEPPFRLDPSDLFVGEDIFDDPLAASNLSPLLSSHVNKSTDSSDMTFANRFLLHHPSDAMGFSGLLVLPQSFGAIYLGETFCSYISINNSSNFEVKDVIIKAEIQTERERILLLDTSKSPVGTIHAGGHYDFIVEHDVKELGAYTMVCTALYNDGDGERKYLPQFFKFVVANPLSVRTKVRTVKETTYLEACIENHTKSNLYVDQVEFEPAPYWTAKILKADELYPADNSSTGSGGGIHNYLYQMKISSPGSEQVKAKRSSILGKLQISWRTNLGEPGRLQTQQILGTPSSCKEIELHVLGIPSLIILDKPFSVHLNLTNHTDRELGPFEVWLSKNSAHEKFVMFNGLQTMALPAVEAFGSTDFHLNLVATKLGVQRISGLIVFDTIEKKTFEPLADVEIFVESD
- the LOC105776308 gene encoding uncharacterized protein LOC105776308 isoform X1, producing MSTTPQGIHSLAFRVMRLCKPSFHVEPPFRLDPSDLFVGEDIFDDPLAASNLSPLLSSHVNKSTDSSDMTFANRFLLHHPSDAMGFSGLLVLPQSFGAIYLGETFCSYISINNSSNFEVKDVIIKAEIQTERERILLLDTSKSPVGTIHAGGHYDFIVEHDVKELGAYTMVCTALYNDGDGERKYLPQFFKFVVANPLSVRTKVRTVKETTYLEACIENHTKSNLYVDQVEFEPAPYWTAKILKADELYPADNSSTGEIVKPPILVRSGGGIHNYLYQMKISSPGSEQVKAKRSSILGKLQISWRTNLGEPGRLQTQQILGTPSSCKEIELHVLGIPSLIILDKPFSVHLNLTNHTDRELGPFEVWLSKNSAHEKFVMFNGLQTMALPAVEAFGSTDFHLNLVATKLGVQRISGLIVFDTIEKKTFEPLADVEIFVESD